A part of Lacibacter sp. H407 genomic DNA contains:
- the rsmA gene encoding 16S rRNA (adenine(1518)-N(6)/adenine(1519)-N(6))-dimethyltransferase RsmA, whose protein sequence is MEYTLKKSLGQHFLKDETICQRIVDAVMQEEPKRLVEVGPGAGAITKYFLKQPTLDFKAVELDLEKIGYLEQTYPAIKGKLLHESFLDTAMPFTDRFVVVGNFPYNISSQILFKVLDWKEHVDCVVGMFQKEVAQRIASKPGNKSYGILSVLVQAYFDVEYLFDVEPAAFNPPPNVNSGVIKLKPVAVIPEMKSEQKFKLLVKTAFNQRRKMLRNGVRGMFDAEFLKDELFNKRAEQLSVEDFAKLTFRMQ, encoded by the coding sequence GTGGAGTATACGTTAAAGAAATCATTAGGTCAGCATTTTCTGAAAGATGAGACCATTTGTCAACGCATTGTTGATGCCGTAATGCAGGAGGAACCCAAACGATTAGTAGAAGTGGGTCCCGGTGCGGGAGCTATTACAAAATATTTTCTCAAACAACCAACTCTTGATTTTAAAGCAGTGGAACTTGATCTTGAAAAGATCGGTTACCTCGAACAAACATATCCGGCGATCAAAGGGAAGTTGTTACACGAAAGTTTTTTGGATACAGCCATGCCATTCACCGATCGTTTTGTGGTGGTCGGTAATTTTCCATACAACATCTCGTCACAAATTTTGTTTAAGGTGTTGGATTGGAAAGAACACGTGGATTGTGTAGTAGGTATGTTTCAGAAAGAAGTGGCCCAGCGTATTGCATCTAAACCCGGCAATAAATCGTATGGTATACTGAGTGTTTTGGTACAGGCTTATTTTGATGTGGAATATTTGTTTGATGTAGAACCGGCAGCATTTAATCCGCCACCGAATGTAAATAGTGGAGTTATCAAATTAAAGCCGGTAGCTGTTATACCCGAAATGAAAAGTGAACAGAAGTTTAAGTTATTGGTAAAAACAGCCTTCAATCAACGACGGAAAATGTTGCGGAATGGAGTGAGGGGAATGTTTGATGCAGAATTTTTAAAAGACGAGTTATTTAATAAACGGGCCGAACAATTATCAGTAGAAGATTTTGCAAAACTTACATTCAGAATGCAATAA
- a CDS encoding T9SS type A sorting domain-containing protein translates to MKQLLLSLFLFVALTDQTLTAQITTHQIKARFGVEADLRANYYLNGAGTSGFITIGSDDWFKNDAYSGLGVGDFIIDTTGAASILALYNSQPATRNYPFFRNMRYPQFHVLNGMLLIDAIFIRDHHGDDSTIFASGSNKNGMNPNTWTTPVSQSIPDKNEILDMFMHVRRDGDGTETNDSLWLFGGVSIENTTGNRYFDFEMYQTDIYYDRPNLNFKGYGPDAGHTSWTFDGAGNIVNAGDIILTAEYSSSNLSMVEARIWVHKDALLMTPTAFSWAGSFDGASASATYGYAGIIPKTAGAFYNGLQSINNTWAGPFKLVLGNQNVVDNYVARQFMEFSVNLSKLGLDPLVRDGDVCGLPFRRILVKSRASTSFTAELKDFVGPFSFFRAPMAQLDTDFPMLCPGGAADIWVTNAIPTSVYNWTTTNGSIVGPTVGGRINVDQPGTYIVSQQLMDSCGIAYAMDTITLTMLNFCEVLSGKPHSFNARLKGKTAWINWNSESEGGVAYFQIERSTNGVNYTSVGSRISPRSNGAYLEPDDISTLRSTEVFYRLKYVGTGGMVHYTNSVRLYLRQNNSYALVVAPNPVNDQFKITFTADRNETAEIRITNSTGSVVYQTFQLVNPGVNTWTVREAANWSPGQYNVQFKTGDETFQKRIIVSH, encoded by the coding sequence ATGAAACAACTTTTACTCAGTCTGTTTCTTTTCGTTGCACTAACTGACCAAACACTCACTGCTCAAATTACAACGCATCAAATCAAAGCAAGGTTTGGTGTTGAGGCCGATTTGAGAGCCAACTACTATCTTAACGGAGCTGGAACTTCTGGTTTTATCACCATTGGTAGCGATGACTGGTTTAAGAATGATGCTTATAGTGGGCTGGGGGTTGGTGATTTTATTATCGACACAACTGGTGCTGCAAGTATTCTGGCATTGTATAATTCGCAACCTGCTACAAGAAACTATCCCTTCTTCCGGAATATGCGTTACCCTCAGTTTCATGTATTGAATGGGATGTTGCTGATTGATGCCATTTTTATTCGGGACCATCACGGTGATGATTCAACCATATTTGCATCGGGCAGTAATAAAAACGGAATGAATCCAAATACCTGGACAACTCCTGTTTCGCAAAGCATACCCGATAAGAACGAAATTCTTGATATGTTCATGCACGTAAGAAGGGATGGTGATGGTACTGAAACAAACGATTCGCTTTGGTTATTCGGTGGTGTGTCAATTGAAAACACAACAGGTAACCGTTATTTCGATTTCGAAATGTATCAAACAGATATTTATTACGATAGACCCAACCTCAATTTTAAAGGATATGGACCCGATGCAGGACATACTTCCTGGACATTTGATGGAGCCGGAAATATTGTAAATGCCGGCGATATTATATTAACAGCGGAGTATAGCAGTTCTAATCTTAGTATGGTTGAAGCAAGAATATGGGTTCATAAAGATGCATTGCTGATGACACCAACTGCTTTCAGTTGGGCAGGTTCATTTGATGGTGCAAGTGCAAGTGCAACTTATGGCTATGCAGGTATTATACCGAAAACGGCGGGCGCATTTTATAACGGATTGCAAAGTATCAACAATACATGGGCAGGTCCGTTTAAACTTGTATTAGGCAACCAAAACGTAGTAGATAATTATGTTGCCCGGCAGTTCATGGAATTCTCCGTAAACCTCAGTAAGCTTGGTCTTGATCCGTTGGTAAGGGATGGTGATGTGTGTGGATTGCCATTCAGAAGAATATTGGTAAAATCAAGAGCATCCACCTCATTTACCGCAGAGCTGAAAGATTTTGTGGGGCCATTCAGTTTCTTTCGTGCGCCGATGGCACAATTAGATACTGATTTCCCGATGTTGTGCCCTGGCGGTGCCGCTGATATATGGGTAACCAATGCCATTCCAACATCCGTTTACAATTGGACAACAACGAATGGAAGTATCGTTGGCCCTACAGTTGGTGGTCGTATAAATGTAGATCAGCCAGGTACTTATATTGTTTCGCAACAACTCATGGATAGCTGTGGTATTGCTTATGCAATGGATACTATTACACTTACAATGCTCAACTTTTGTGAAGTATTAAGTGGTAAGCCGCATAGCTTTAATGCACGGTTAAAAGGCAAAACGGCGTGGATCAACTGGAACAGTGAAAGCGAGGGAGGTGTTGCCTATTTTCAAATTGAAAGAAGCACCAATGGTGTAAATTATACAAGTGTGGGTTCACGAATTTCGCCACGTAGCAACGGTGCTTATCTTGAGCCCGATGACATCAGCACGCTCCGTTCAACAGAAGTATTTTATAGATTGAAATATGTTGGAACGGGTGGAATGGTACATTATACAAATTCAGTGCGTCTTTACCTGCGGCAAAACAACAGTTATGCCTTAGTGGTGGCTCCTAACCCTGTAAACGATCAATTTAAAATTACGTTTACAGCCGACCGGAACGAAACTGCTGAGATACGGATCACAAACAGTACCGGATCAGTAGTGTACCAAACATTCCAACTGGTGAACCCGGGAGTGAATACGTGGACAGTTCGTGAAGCGGCTAATTGGAGTCCCGGTCAATACAATGTTCAGTTTAAAACCGGTGATGAAACATTCCAAAAACGAATAATTGTATCGCATTAA
- the pdxA gene encoding 4-hydroxythreonine-4-phosphate dehydrogenase PdxA: protein MMTSEQKPVIGFSCGDLNGIGLELIIKTLSDTRLSEICTPVVFASNKAINFYKKSVTDGNFSYQAIRDFQRLSPKTVNVYSCWEEEVSIQPGQLTDIGGTYAIKSLNEAVKALREKQIDALVTAPIHKKNVQSEEFPYTGHTPYLKAAFEAKDVVMFMVADNIRVALVTEHVPVAEVAQHITRESIVSKLKLVNQSLKKDFGIDKPKIAVLGLNPHAGDEGLIGKEEEEIIKPAIKEAKQNDVFCFGPYSSDAFFARGQYEKFDAVLAMYHDQGLIPFKSLAIGEGVNYTAGLDGIRTSPDHGTAFDIAGKGKADESSFRAALFTAIDIFRSRKGYADARSNPLRKISASMFARVVDEKIEEEQSNR, encoded by the coding sequence ATGATGACTTCTGAACAAAAACCGGTGATCGGCTTCAGCTGTGGCGACCTGAATGGCATTGGTCTTGAATTGATAATCAAAACACTAAGCGATACCCGGCTGTCTGAAATATGCACACCCGTTGTATTCGCCTCAAACAAAGCGATCAATTTTTATAAAAAGTCGGTGACTGATGGAAATTTCTCTTATCAGGCAATAAGGGATTTCCAGCGTCTGAGTCCAAAAACGGTGAATGTGTATAGTTGCTGGGAAGAGGAAGTGAGTATACAACCAGGGCAACTGACCGATATTGGCGGCACTTATGCCATTAAATCGCTAAACGAAGCGGTAAAAGCGTTGAGAGAAAAGCAGATCGATGCGTTGGTAACAGCACCTATTCACAAAAAAAATGTTCAATCGGAAGAATTTCCATACACGGGCCATACGCCTTACCTGAAGGCAGCATTTGAAGCAAAGGATGTGGTGATGTTTATGGTAGCTGATAATATTCGTGTGGCATTGGTTACAGAACATGTACCTGTTGCAGAAGTGGCACAACACATTACACGTGAGAGCATTGTTAGCAAATTGAAATTGGTGAATCAATCGCTCAAAAAAGATTTTGGAATTGATAAGCCAAAAATTGCGGTGCTGGGATTAAATCCACATGCAGGTGATGAAGGATTGATCGGCAAAGAAGAAGAAGAAATTATTAAACCGGCCATCAAAGAAGCAAAACAGAATGATGTGTTTTGTTTTGGACCTTACAGTTCTGATGCATTTTTTGCAAGAGGGCAGTATGAAAAATTTGATGCGGTGCTGGCAATGTACCACGATCAGGGTTTGATCCCGTTCAAATCACTGGCTATTGGTGAAGGTGTAAATTATACAGCAGGTCTGGATGGCATCCGCACAAGTCCCGATCATGGAACTGCATTTGATATTGCCGGAAAAGGCAAGGCTGATGAATCATCGTTCCGTGCAGCATTATTTACAGCCATTGATATTTTCCGTAGCAGAAAAGGCTATGCCGATGCAAGAAGTAATCCATTGCGGAAAATTAGTGCATCGATGTTTGCAAGAGTGGTGGACGAAAAAATTGAAGAAGAACAAAGTAACCGGTAA
- a CDS encoding LolA family protein yields MNQKFTWVLLCCKIVLTSCLLFHASSATAQPAEELLKKVKAKMDRVNDYIATGKMKTDVVFIKAPIANIKSYFKKPNRFAIKRDGGISLLPKGGVSVNVSSLLLTEDYTAIDAGQTTIAGIPLRIIKLLPLSESSDVVLTTMYIDEKNFLIRKASTTTKDNGTYDMEMQFGKYAEWGLPDKVIFSFNTKDYKLPKGITLEYDDGTKKPELPKNKKGRVEISYSSYVINKGVTDAMLK; encoded by the coding sequence ATGAATCAGAAATTCACTTGGGTGTTGTTGTGTTGTAAGATCGTTCTTACTTCATGTCTCTTATTTCATGCCTCATCAGCAACGGCACAACCGGCCGAAGAATTACTGAAGAAAGTAAAAGCAAAAATGGATAGGGTGAATGATTATATCGCCACCGGAAAAATGAAAACCGATGTGGTGTTCATTAAAGCGCCCATTGCCAATATCAAATCGTACTTTAAAAAACCAAACCGTTTTGCTATTAAACGGGATGGTGGAATTTCATTATTACCAAAAGGCGGAGTAAGTGTAAATGTAAGTTCGCTGTTGCTTACGGAAGACTATACAGCGATCGATGCCGGTCAAACAACCATTGCAGGAATTCCTTTACGCATCATTAAATTACTTCCGTTGAGTGAAAGCAGTGATGTAGTATTAACTACGATGTATATCGACGAAAAGAATTTCCTGATACGTAAGGCAAGTACTACTACAAAAGATAACGGTACGTACGATATGGAAATGCAGTTTGGGAAATATGCAGAATGGGGTTTGCCCGACAAAGTGATCTTTTCCTTCAACACCAAAGACTATAAACTTCCAAAAGGAATTACATTAGAATACGATGATGGAACAAAAAAACCTGAGCTGCCAAAAAATAAAAAGGGCAGAGTAGAGATCAGCTATAGCTCGTACGTCATCAACAAAGGTGTTACCGATGCGATGTTGAAATAA
- a CDS encoding ABC transporter permease encodes MWSLLKIELFKVFKRPRTYIAFIAVLAIVVLIQVAIYADGAKYMDFVLKDVKDNFDVIGNPLNGYFVCFVILQTLLIHVPLLVALVSADMIAGEANMGTLRLLITKPVSRTKLLLSKFFASAIYAVILLIWIAILGLFVSMLIFGTDGLMNAKSYEIIILNGDDIFWRYLLAFGFAAIALITVSAVGFFFSIFAENSLGPIVATMSVIIVFTILTTLDIPLFQSVKDFFFTSHMIAWKGFFEMKLNADGESIPGTIRNLPAVLRSAGVLLLHIVLLVGASIFIFKRKDVLS; translated from the coding sequence ATGTGGAGCCTTTTAAAAATTGAGTTGTTCAAAGTGTTCAAGCGACCACGAACTTATATCGCATTTATTGCGGTGTTAGCGATCGTGGTATTAATACAGGTTGCCATTTATGCAGATGGTGCCAAGTATATGGACTTTGTGTTAAAAGATGTGAAAGATAATTTTGATGTTATTGGAAATCCGCTCAACGGTTATTTTGTTTGCTTTGTTATTTTACAAACGTTGTTGATACACGTGCCGTTACTTGTTGCATTGGTAAGTGCGGATATGATTGCAGGCGAAGCTAACATGGGTACCTTACGATTACTCATTACCAAACCGGTAAGCCGCACCAAATTATTGTTGAGTAAGTTTTTTGCCTCGGCCATCTATGCTGTTATTCTGCTCATCTGGATCGCAATACTTGGTCTGTTTGTTTCGATGCTCATATTTGGTACAGATGGATTGATGAATGCAAAAAGCTATGAGATCATTATCCTGAATGGAGATGATATTTTCTGGCGGTATTTACTTGCATTTGGCTTTGCGGCAATAGCACTCATCACAGTTTCTGCAGTCGGATTTTTCTTCTCCATTTTTGCAGAAAACTCGCTTGGCCCCATTGTTGCCACCATGAGTGTAATCATTGTATTCACCATTCTTACAACATTGGATATTCCGTTGTTTCAAAGTGTAAAAGATTTTTTCTTTACCTCGCATATGATCGCATGGAAAGGATTTTTTGAAATGAAGCTGAATGCAGATGGAGAATCGATCCCGGGCACCATTCGCAATTTACCGGCGGTGCTGCGTAGCGCAGGAGTGTTGTTGCTGCACATTGTTTTACTGGTAGGTGCATCGATCTTTATCTTTAAAAGGAAAGATGTGTTGAGTTAG
- a CDS encoding ABC transporter ATP-binding protein → METIIQVTHLSKVFKEVTAVSDLSFTVRKGDVYGFLGQNGAGKSTTIRMLLTLITPTEGEIEVFGYNLNKHRKEILSNTGAVIERPDLYKYLTAFETLQLFAKMSSVKRSRQQLMDQLELVGLAQRAHSKVRTFSQGMKQRLGIAVALVHDPQLIILDEPTNGLDPQGIADIRNLILLLSEKMQKTVLVSSHLLSEIEQIANRMLIIDKGKKLVEGTVKELFHPDDTVVYVETGDKNACEQLIKTSPYVNKFLGTDASGIELKLCKEEVPALTRFLVERGVEVLGVTARHTLEDYFLKITTANQHVEPFKN, encoded by the coding sequence ATGGAAACGATCATTCAGGTTACCCATCTCAGTAAAGTTTTTAAAGAAGTAACAGCCGTCAGCGATCTCTCGTTTACAGTAAGGAAAGGCGATGTGTATGGTTTTTTAGGGCAGAATGGCGCCGGAAAATCTACCACTATCCGCATGTTGCTTACACTTATTACTCCAACCGAAGGAGAGATCGAAGTTTTTGGATATAACCTGAACAAACACCGAAAAGAAATTTTAAGTAACACCGGTGCTGTTATTGAGCGTCCTGATCTCTACAAATATTTAACTGCATTTGAAACGCTGCAATTGTTTGCAAAAATGAGCAGTGTAAAACGCAGCAGGCAACAGTTGATGGATCAACTGGAACTGGTTGGTCTTGCACAACGGGCGCATAGTAAAGTGCGCACCTTTTCGCAAGGAATGAAACAGCGGTTAGGCATTGCCGTTGCACTGGTACACGATCCCCAATTGATCATTTTGGATGAGCCAACAAATGGACTAGATCCGCAAGGGATCGCTGATATCCGTAACCTGATACTTTTGTTGAGTGAAAAAATGCAGAAGACGGTATTGGTGTCTTCTCATTTGCTGAGTGAAATAGAACAGATTGCCAATCGCATGCTCATCATTGACAAAGGAAAAAAATTAGTGGAAGGAACAGTGAAGGAATTATTTCACCCCGATGATACGGTGGTGTATGTAGAAACGGGTGATAAAAATGCCTGTGAACAATTGATCAAAACAAGTCCGTACGTTAATAAATTTTTAGGAACAGATGCGTCCGGTATTGAGTTGAAGTTGTGTAAAGAAGAAGTACCTGCATTAACACGTTTTCTGGTAGAAAGAGGGGTGGAAGTGTTGGGTGTAACTGCACGACATACGTTGGAAGATTATTTTTTAAAGATCACAACAGCCAATCAACATGTGGAGCCTTTTAAAAATTGA
- a CDS encoding winged helix-turn-helix domain-containing protein translates to MFKELDPILHSQLRLAVMSLLIGVKEAEFTFIREKTGSTAGNLSVQISKLKEAGYVDVIKQFKDNYPQTICKITPQGITAFEAYVKALQTYLPK, encoded by the coding sequence ATGTTTAAAGAACTGGATCCCATATTACATTCGCAGTTACGCCTGGCCGTAATGAGTCTGCTCATTGGTGTAAAGGAAGCTGAGTTTACCTTTATCCGTGAAAAAACAGGTTCAACAGCAGGCAACCTCAGTGTGCAGATCAGCAAACTCAAAGAAGCAGGTTATGTAGATGTGATCAAACAGTTTAAAGATAACTATCCACAAACCATTTGTAAGATCACCCCGCAGGGTATTACAGCTTTTGAAGCGTATGTGAAAGCCTTGCAAACTTATCTTCCCAAATAA
- a CDS encoding 2TM domain-containing protein, with amino-acid sequence MSNFQRIPDSNDEKDKQLWEIAEKRASFKQHLITYLLVNAFFWILWSINGAKHYGGGVPWPVWPMLGWGIGIASHYFGAYVYPKSNSVEREYEKLKKNQ; translated from the coding sequence ATGAGTAACTTTCAACGAATCCCTGATTCAAACGACGAAAAGGACAAGCAACTCTGGGAAATTGCAGAAAAACGTGCATCGTTCAAGCAACATCTGATCACGTATTTATTGGTCAATGCATTCTTCTGGATCTTGTGGTCCATCAATGGAGCAAAACATTACGGTGGTGGTGTTCCCTGGCCGGTGTGGCCAATGCTGGGCTGGGGTATTGGCATAGCATCGCATTATTTTGGTGCTTACGTTTATCCCAAAAGCAATAGTGTAGAACGGGAATATGAAAAACTGAAAAAGAACCAATAA
- a CDS encoding TonB-dependent receptor, protein MKAFTFFISLIITQLVLGQTTITGTVLDNKKKPVPGASISIKDSYDGATADSTGRFSFKTTDKGNQILIISAIGYKALEMPVELKGGDLQLPIQLKEEITEISAVVITAGSFEASDRNRVAAVLSSIDIVTTASANGDITGALKTLPGAQQVGESEGLFVRGGTATETKTFIDGTLVNNFFFSSVPGIAQRGRFSPFIFKGTVFSTGGYSALYGQALSSALILESIDLPEQSSATLNLSVLSLGAGFQKLNKEKTASWGVNYNYSNLTAAFAVIKQQQDYSKAPSSHNMDANFRIKTSKNGMLKYYGYYITNGLGFTQNSLDSLGYKDRFSLENGNMYHNLSWKESLKNKWKLITGVSVSTNKDDISFGMQDENKNDVLLSGLEFKQFDINSKGFYANARFVLEKKFRGLNTLRVGTEYNHSDDKSKFTAFNGMMFNTRLIENIYSVFAEQDVYLTNKLAAKIGTRAEHSAMLNKTNLAPRVSLAYKLGRESQASLAYGIFYQNPELRYQPAVNPLTFMKATHYIAQYQKTTSLTTFRVEAFYKEYDNLLKTSNVNGREIGSSNNGFGEASGFELFWRDKKHVKDLDYWISYSFLDTKRDFLNFPTAITPNFAAKHTASLVVKKFVTKIKTNVNFSYNYASGRPYYNIQYDPNISKTFFADQGRIPAYHNMSFSLNYLPAIGKQNAKMFPVYVLSISNVFNFKQVYGYNYSTNGMRKTELVPPSRMFIFIGAFISFGVDRSEDAINNNL, encoded by the coding sequence ATGAAAGCATTTACCTTCTTCATCAGCCTTATCATCACCCAATTGGTACTTGGGCAAACAACTATCACCGGTACTGTATTGGACAATAAAAAGAAGCCTGTGCCAGGTGCCTCTATTAGTATCAAGGATTCATACGACGGTGCTACTGCCGATTCAACAGGTCGCTTCAGTTTCAAAACAACAGATAAAGGCAATCAGATCCTTATCATCTCAGCCATTGGTTATAAAGCATTGGAAATGCCGGTTGAGTTAAAAGGAGGCGACCTGCAATTGCCTATTCAATTAAAAGAAGAGATCACCGAGATCAGCGCCGTTGTAATTACAGCAGGATCTTTTGAAGCCAGTGATCGTAACCGTGTTGCGGCGGTATTATCATCGATCGATATTGTAACAACAGCCAGTGCAAATGGCGACATAACAGGTGCATTAAAAACATTGCCAGGTGCACAACAGGTAGGAGAGAGTGAAGGATTATTTGTTAGAGGTGGAACTGCTACTGAAACAAAAACATTTATTGATGGAACATTGGTGAACAATTTCTTTTTCAGCAGTGTGCCCGGTATTGCACAACGTGGCCGCTTTTCTCCATTCATTTTTAAAGGAACGGTTTTCAGTACGGGTGGTTACAGTGCATTGTATGGTCAGGCATTATCGTCTGCTTTAATATTGGAGTCGATCGATTTGCCGGAGCAATCATCTGCCACATTAAATCTGTCGGTGTTAAGTCTTGGTGCCGGCTTTCAAAAATTGAATAAAGAGAAAACAGCATCATGGGGCGTAAATTATAATTACTCCAATCTTACAGCAGCATTTGCCGTGATCAAACAACAACAGGATTATTCAAAGGCGCCGAGCTCACATAACATGGATGCCAATTTTCGTATCAAGACATCAAAGAACGGGATGTTGAAGTATTATGGTTACTATATTACCAATGGTTTGGGCTTCACACAAAACAGTCTTGATTCATTGGGTTATAAAGACCGCTTCTCATTGGAAAACGGCAATATGTACCACAATCTTTCATGGAAAGAAAGTTTGAAGAATAAATGGAAGTTGATAACAGGTGTTTCTGTTTCAACCAACAAAGATGATATCAGCTTTGGAATGCAGGATGAAAATAAAAATGATGTGTTGTTGAGTGGATTAGAATTTAAACAGTTTGATATTAACAGCAAAGGATTCTATGCCAACGCCCGTTTTGTACTTGAAAAAAAGTTCAGAGGATTAAATACGTTGCGTGTTGGAACAGAGTATAATCATAGCGATGATAAAAGCAAGTTTACTGCCTTTAACGGCATGATGTTCAATACACGCCTCATTGAAAATATATATTCGGTATTTGCAGAACAGGATGTATATCTCACCAATAAACTGGCTGCAAAAATCGGAACAAGAGCTGAGCATTCGGCCATGCTCAATAAAACAAATCTCGCACCACGTGTTTCACTGGCGTACAAGCTGGGTAGAGAAAGCCAGGCATCATTGGCGTATGGAATTTTTTATCAGAATCCGGAGTTGCGCTATCAACCCGCTGTCAATCCACTCACATTCATGAAAGCAACGCATTACATTGCGCAGTATCAAAAAACAACCAGTCTTACAACTTTTCGTGTAGAAGCATTTTACAAAGAGTATGATAATTTATTGAAAACATCCAATGTAAATGGTAGAGAAATTGGAAGCAGCAACAATGGTTTTGGTGAAGCAAGCGGCTTTGAATTGTTCTGGCGTGATAAGAAACATGTAAAAGATCTTGATTACTGGATATCCTATTCGTTCCTCGACACAAAACGTGATTTCTTAAATTTCCCAACAGCTATCACTCCAAATTTTGCAGCAAAGCATACGGCTTCATTGGTGGTAAAGAAATTTGTAACGAAGATCAAAACCAATGTCAATTTTTCATACAATTATGCAAGTGGTCGACCGTACTATAATATTCAGTACGATCCCAATATCTCAAAAACATTTTTTGCAGATCAGGGTCGCATCCCTGCTTATCACAACATGAGCTTTTCACTGAATTATCTTCCGGCTATTGGAAAGCAAAATGCAAAAATGTTTCCGGTATATGTGTTAAGCATCAGTAACGTATTCAACTTTAAACAGGTGTATGGCTATAACTATTCAACCAACGGTATGCGCAAAACAGAACTGGTGCCGCCGTCACGCATGTTCATTTTCATTGGTGCATTCATCAGTTTTGGTGTAGACAGATCTGAGGATGCCATCAATAATAATTTATAA